One segment of Solanum lycopersicum chromosome 1, SLM_r2.1 DNA contains the following:
- the LOC101257406 gene encoding cytochrome P450 704C1: protein MDVLYTIFISIAILLLICVTPTLVLTVRIYAGKSIRNPKYAPVEGNVFHQLLYFNIIYDYQTELAKKTPTFRLLAPEQSEIYTTDSRNIEHILKTNFSKYSKGKRNQEVIMDLFGEGIFAVDGEKWKQQRKLASFEFSARVLRDFSCKVFRKGAAKLVSKVSEFSLANQVFDMQELLMRCSLESIFKVGFGVDLNCLDGSSGDDNEFIKAFDDSNALSYWRYVDPFWKLKRYFNIGSEFLLKKNIKFIQEFVDELIRTRRKQLEMKQDSMDKEDILSRFLVESKKDPEKMTDRYLRDIILNFMLAGKDSTANTLSWFFYVLCKNPLIQIKIVEEIREVIGNNMKDNGSVDDFVASITEEVLEKMHYLHATLTETLRLYPAVPVDGRCADADDVLPDGFHVKKGDGVYYMSYAMGRMPYVWGNDAQDFRPERWLKDGIFQPESPFKFITFHAGPRLCLGKDFAYRQMKILSMALLHFFRFKSSDDTKEVTYRTMFTLHIKEGLQVNYSNQESIEIQGHANW from the exons ATGGATGTTCTTTATACCATTTTCATCTCCATAGCTATTCTCTTGTTGATTTGTGTGACTCCTACATTAGTTTTAACAGTAAGGATCTATGCTGGCAAGTCAATCAGAAACCCCAAATATGCACCAGTGGAAGGGAATGTGTTCCATCAGCTCTTATACTTCAACATAATCTATGATTATCAAACAGAATTGGCTAAAAAGACTCCTACTTTCCGGCTTCTGGCGCCGGAGCAGAGTGAAATATATACCACTGATTCAAGAAATATTGAGCACATTCTTAAGACAAACTTTAGCAAGTACTCTAAAGGAAAGAGAAATCAAGAGGTTATAATGGATTTGTTTGGTGAAGGGATTTTCGCGGTGGATGGTGAGAAATGGAAGCAGCAGAGGAAACTTGCAAGTTTTGAGTTCTCAGCTAGAGTATTGAGAGACTTTAGCTGCAAAGTTTTCAGAAAAGGAGCAGCCAAATTGGTCAGCAAGGTTTCTGAGTTCTCTCTTGCCAACCAAGTTTTTGATATGCAA GAACTGCTAATGAGATGCTCCCTGGAATCAATATTCAAAGTTGGCTTTGGAGTTGATCTGAACTGCCTGGATGGATCAAGTGGAGATGATAACGAATTCATCAAGGCCTTTGATGATTCAAATGCATTGTCATATTGGCGTTATGTCGATCCATTCTGGAAGCTTAAGAGATACTTCAACATCGGATCTGAATTTCTTCTGAAAAAGaacatcaagttcatccaagaATTCGTTGATGAATTGATTAGAACGAGGCGCAAACAGCTAGAAATGAAACAAGATTCT ATGGATAAGGAGGACATACTCTCAAGGTTCCTAGTAGAGAGCAAGAAGGATCCAGAAAAAATGACTGATCGGTATCTCAGAGATATTATACTGAATTTCATGCTTGCTGGCAAAGATAGTACTGCTAATACTCTTTCATGGTTTTTCTATGTGCTTTGCAAGAACCCCTTGATCCAAATAAAGATTGTTGAGGAAATAAGAGAAGTTATTGGCAATAACATGAAGGATAATGGAAGTGTGGATGATTTTGTAGCAAGTATTACAGAAGAAGTCCTCGAGAAAATGCATTATCTTCATGCAACATTAACAGAGACCTTGAGGCTATACCCTGCTGTCCCAGTG GATGGCAGGTGTGCGGATGCAGATGATGTTCTTCCTGATGGCTTTCACGTCAAGAAAGGGGATGGGGTTTATTATATGTCCTATGCAATGGGGAGGATGCCTTACGTTTGGGGGAATGATGCTCAGGATTTCCGACCTGAAAGATGGTTGAAAGATGGGATTTTCCAGCCAGAGTCACCATTCAAATTCATAACATTCCAT GCTGGTCCAAGATTGTGTCTAGGCAAAGATTTTGCTTATCGACAAATGAAGATATTATCAATGGCTCTTCTCCATTTCTTCAGGTTCAAATCGTCCGATGACACGAAAGAAGTAACTTATAGAACCATGTTTACCCTCCACATCAAAGAAGGGCTTCAG GTTAATTATAGTAATCAAGAAAGCATAGAGATACAAGGGCATGCCAATTGGTGA
- the LOC101252435 gene encoding uncharacterized protein isoform X1 codes for MSFLKDLAETLSSIFSDTPSSPSSLNHPQENSGDRTMDGVATGNERTAYKLKGYFELAKEEIAKAVRAEEWGLADEAIAHYHNSQKILAEGISTPVPSYIASSEHEKVKSYRQKISKWQSQVSDRLQTLSRRAGGTPSVKQSEPQSQRVAVSQSSSSARKGASLSAPSSGKVSSATRVPSNRISSHKPSQESATADGSDPKLVEMINSVIVDRSPSVKWEDIAGLEKAKQALLEMVILPTKRKDLFTGLRKPARGLLLFGPPGTGKTMLAKAVASESQATFFNVSASSLTSKWVGEGEKLVKTLFMVAISRQPSVIFMDEIDSIMSTRTTNENEASRRLKSEFLVQFDGVTSNSEGLVIVIGATNKPQELDDAVLRRLVKRIYIPLPDASVRRQLLKHRLKGKAFSLPGGDLERLVRDTEGYSGSDLQALCEEAAMMPIRELGANILSVQANQVRGLRYGDFQKAMTVIRPSLQKSKWEELEKWNQEFGAN; via the exons ATGAGTTTTCTTAAAGACTTGGCAGAAACCCTAAGCTCGATCTTCTCTGATACTCCATCATCGCCTTCGTCTCTGAACCATCCTCAGGAGAACTCCGGTGATCGGACGATGGATGGCGTTGCCACCGGGAACGAACGCACGGCGTATAAGCTGAAAGGCTACTTTGAATTGGCCAAAGAAGAGATCGCCAAAGCTGTTAGAGCTGAAGAATGGGGCTTGGCTGATGAAGCAATTGCACATTACCATAATTCTCAAAAGATACTCGCCGAAGGCATTTCTACTCCGGTTCCTTCCTATATAGCTTCTAG TGAACACGAGAAAGTGAAATCATATCGTCAAAAGATATCAAAATGGCAGTCTCAAGTTTCAGACAGACTTCAGACTCTAAGTCGGCGAGCAG GTGGCACACCTTCAGTCAAG CAGTCAGAACCACAATCCCAAAGAGTGGCTGTTTCACAATCAAGTTCGTCTGCTCGAAAAGGAGCATCTCTATCTGCACCTTCTTCAGGGAAAGTCAGCTCTGCTACGAGGGTTCCAAGTAATAGAATATCAAGTCATAAACCTTCACAGGAATCTGCCACTGCTGATGGGTCTGATCCAAAGTTGGTTGAGATGATAAATTCTGTAATTGTGGATAGAAGCCCGTCTGTTAAATGGGAAGATATTG CTGGCCTTGAAAAGGCAAAGCAAGCTCTTTTAGAGATGGTAATTCTACCAACCAAAAGAAAGGACCTCTTCACTGGCTTGAGAAAGCCTGCTAGAG GTCTACTTCTTTTTGGCCCACCAGGTACTGGAAAAACCATGCTTGCCAAAGCAGTAGCATCAGAGTCACAAGCAACCTTTTTCAATGTGTCTGCTTCTTCGTTAACATCAAAGTGG GTCGGAGAGGGTGAAAAGCTTGTCAAGACATTGTTCATGGTTGCCATTTCCAGGCAGCCATCTGTAATTTTCATGGATGAG ATAGATAGTATTATGTCAACTAGGACTACCAATGAGAATGAAGCAAGCAGAAGGTTGAAGTCAGAGTTTCTAGTTCAGTTTGATGGGGTGACATCAAATTCCGAGGGCCTGGTAATTGTAATTG GTGCAACGAATAAGCCACAGGAGTTGGATGATGCTGTTCTAAGGAGATTG gtgaaaagaatatatatacctCTACCTGATGCTAGTGTTAGAAGACAACTTCTGAAACACAGACTAAAGGGGAAAGCTTTTTCTTTGCCTG GTGGAGATCTAGAACGACTGGTGAGAGACACAGAAG GGTATTCTGGAAGTGATCTTCAAGCCTTATGCGAGGAGGCTGCAATGATGCCAATCAGAGAGCTTGGTGCTAACATTCTCTCTGTCCAGGCAAATCAG GTGAGGGGTTTAAGATATGGAGATTTTCAGAAGGCCATGACAGTGATTAGGCCTAGCCTGCAAAAGAGCAAGTGGGAGGAGCTTGAAAAGTGGAATCAAGAGTTTGGTGCAAACTAA
- the LOC101252435 gene encoding uncharacterized protein isoform X2, with the protein MSFLKDLAETLSSIFSDTPSSPSSLNHPQENSGDRTMDGVATGNERTAYKLKGYFELAKEEIAKAVRAEEWGLADEAIAHYHNSQKILAEGISTPVPSYIASSEHEKVKSYRQKISKWQSQVSDRLQTLSRRAGGTPSVKSEPQSQRVAVSQSSSSARKGASLSAPSSGKVSSATRVPSNRISSHKPSQESATADGSDPKLVEMINSVIVDRSPSVKWEDIAGLEKAKQALLEMVILPTKRKDLFTGLRKPARGLLLFGPPGTGKTMLAKAVASESQATFFNVSASSLTSKWVGEGEKLVKTLFMVAISRQPSVIFMDEIDSIMSTRTTNENEASRRLKSEFLVQFDGVTSNSEGLVIVIGATNKPQELDDAVLRRLVKRIYIPLPDASVRRQLLKHRLKGKAFSLPGGDLERLVRDTEGYSGSDLQALCEEAAMMPIRELGANILSVQANQVRGLRYGDFQKAMTVIRPSLQKSKWEELEKWNQEFGAN; encoded by the exons ATGAGTTTTCTTAAAGACTTGGCAGAAACCCTAAGCTCGATCTTCTCTGATACTCCATCATCGCCTTCGTCTCTGAACCATCCTCAGGAGAACTCCGGTGATCGGACGATGGATGGCGTTGCCACCGGGAACGAACGCACGGCGTATAAGCTGAAAGGCTACTTTGAATTGGCCAAAGAAGAGATCGCCAAAGCTGTTAGAGCTGAAGAATGGGGCTTGGCTGATGAAGCAATTGCACATTACCATAATTCTCAAAAGATACTCGCCGAAGGCATTTCTACTCCGGTTCCTTCCTATATAGCTTCTAG TGAACACGAGAAAGTGAAATCATATCGTCAAAAGATATCAAAATGGCAGTCTCAAGTTTCAGACAGACTTCAGACTCTAAGTCGGCGAGCAG GTGGCACACCTTCAGTCAAG TCAGAACCACAATCCCAAAGAGTGGCTGTTTCACAATCAAGTTCGTCTGCTCGAAAAGGAGCATCTCTATCTGCACCTTCTTCAGGGAAAGTCAGCTCTGCTACGAGGGTTCCAAGTAATAGAATATCAAGTCATAAACCTTCACAGGAATCTGCCACTGCTGATGGGTCTGATCCAAAGTTGGTTGAGATGATAAATTCTGTAATTGTGGATAGAAGCCCGTCTGTTAAATGGGAAGATATTG CTGGCCTTGAAAAGGCAAAGCAAGCTCTTTTAGAGATGGTAATTCTACCAACCAAAAGAAAGGACCTCTTCACTGGCTTGAGAAAGCCTGCTAGAG GTCTACTTCTTTTTGGCCCACCAGGTACTGGAAAAACCATGCTTGCCAAAGCAGTAGCATCAGAGTCACAAGCAACCTTTTTCAATGTGTCTGCTTCTTCGTTAACATCAAAGTGG GTCGGAGAGGGTGAAAAGCTTGTCAAGACATTGTTCATGGTTGCCATTTCCAGGCAGCCATCTGTAATTTTCATGGATGAG ATAGATAGTATTATGTCAACTAGGACTACCAATGAGAATGAAGCAAGCAGAAGGTTGAAGTCAGAGTTTCTAGTTCAGTTTGATGGGGTGACATCAAATTCCGAGGGCCTGGTAATTGTAATTG GTGCAACGAATAAGCCACAGGAGTTGGATGATGCTGTTCTAAGGAGATTG gtgaaaagaatatatatacctCTACCTGATGCTAGTGTTAGAAGACAACTTCTGAAACACAGACTAAAGGGGAAAGCTTTTTCTTTGCCTG GTGGAGATCTAGAACGACTGGTGAGAGACACAGAAG GGTATTCTGGAAGTGATCTTCAAGCCTTATGCGAGGAGGCTGCAATGATGCCAATCAGAGAGCTTGGTGCTAACATTCTCTCTGTCCAGGCAAATCAG GTGAGGGGTTTAAGATATGGAGATTTTCAGAAGGCCATGACAGTGATTAGGCCTAGCCTGCAAAAGAGCAAGTGGGAGGAGCTTGAAAAGTGGAATCAAGAGTTTGGTGCAAACTAA